A region of Vitis vinifera cultivar Pinot Noir 40024 chromosome 15, ASM3070453v1 DNA encodes the following proteins:
- the LOC100252275 gene encoding uncharacterized protein LOC100252275, protein MATFLGKVVQPQKSKLCDSLGGPPVTAQRIRLKDGRWLAYSETGVPRDKAKFKIILAHGFTGSRLDLLRASPEIIEEMGIYMVCYDRAGHGESDPNPRRWLGSEASDVEELADALELGKKFYVVGTSMGGYVAWACLKYIPDRLAGAALLAPVINYRWPGFPKDLSKEAYYQQAVGDQWLLRVAYYAPWLLNWWVNQSWLPSPTVIQGNTFLPNHLDSQFRDRAISSGIFHQRRNISTLQGEHESLHRDLMVMFGKWEFDPMDHLLPPSFPVHLWQGCEDGIVPASLQKHISQRVGWIKYHEVPDGGHFLNAIPGFDDHLLKTLLLQP, encoded by the exons ATGGCAACTTTTCTAGGCAAAGTGGTTCAGCCCCAGAAATCTAAGTTATGTGATTCACTAGGCGGCCCCCCGGTGACAGCCCAGAGAATCCGATTAAAGGATGGGAGGTGGCTCGCTTACTCGGAGACTGGGGTGCCTAGGGACAAAGCCAAGTTTAAGATCATCCTTGCCCATGGCTTTACTGGCTCCAGGCTCGACCTTCTCAGAGCTTCTCCT GAAATAATAGAAGAGATGGGCATATACATGGTCTGTTACGACAGAGCCGGGCATGGGGAGAGTGATCCAAACCCTAGGAGATGGTTGGGAAGTGAAGCCTCTGATGTTGAAGAGCTTGCAGATGCTTTAGAGCTGGGCAAGAAGTTTTATGTGGTGGGAACTTCGATGGGTGGTTACGTAGCTTGGGCATGCCTCAAGTACATACCAGACAG ATTGGCAGGAGCAGCACTGCTTGCGCCTGTTATAAATTATAGGTGGCCTGGATTCCCCAAGGATTTGTCGAAGGAGGCTTACTATCAACAGGCGGTGGGAGACCAGTGGCTACTGAGAGTGGCATACTATGCTCCATGGTTGCTAAATTGGTGGGTGAACCAATCTTGGTTACCTTCTCCCACAGTCATCCAAGGCAACACTTTCCTCCCCAATCACCTAGACTCTCAGTTTCGCGATCGAGCTATATCCTCAGGGATTTTCCATCAG AGGAGGAACATATCTACCCTACAAGGTGAACATGAGTCGTTGCACCGGGACTTAATGGTGATGTTTGGGAAGTGGGAATTTGATCCAATGGATCACTTGCTGCCGCCATCTTTTCCAGTTCACCTTTGGCAAGGATGCGAAGATGGCATCGTGCCAGCCAGCCTACAAAAGCATATAAGCCAGCGTGTGGGTTGGATCAAGTATCATGAAGTCCCAGATGGTGGACATTTCCTGAATGCCATACCAGGATTTGATGATCATCTTCTCAAAACTCTACTGCTTCAGCCTTGA